Part of the Lysobacter enzymogenes genome is shown below.
TCCGTCGCCGCAGCGGCGCCGGCGCGCTGGCGTTGCTGCTGTGCCTGGGGCTGCCGCTGGCGCCGCGGCCGGCCGCGGCGCAGTCGCTGTGGCAGCGCGCCGACCAGGGCGCGCACGCGCGCATCGTCGAAGGCAACGACGCCTATCGCGCCGGCCAGTTCGAACGCGCCGCCGAGCTGTACCAGCGCGCGCAGGGCGCCGATGCGCAGTACAACCTCGGCAACGCGCTGGCGCGCCAGGGCCGTTATCCCGAGGCCATCGCCGCCTACGACCGCGCGCTCAAGCAGACCCCGGGCATGGAAGACGCGATCGCCAACAAGCGCGCGGTCGAAGCGGCGATGAAGCGGCCGCCGCAGCAGAACCAGGACGGGCAGAAACCGCAGAAGCAACAGCCCGGGAAGCAGGACCCGAAGCCCTCGCCGCAAGGCCAGAATCCGCAGCAGGACGGCAAGCCGCAGCAGCAACCGCAGAAGCCCGATCCGGACGGTCAGCAGAAGACTCCGCAAAAACCCAGCGACGACCCGGAAGAACAGCGCCGCGCCGACCAGGCCCAGCGCGAACGCATGCAGCGCGAGCTCGAACGCCAGCGCGCCCAGCAGGGCAAGACCCCGCCCGGCGAACGCGAGGCGGCGCGCACCCCGGCCCAGCGCGAACGCCAGCAGGCCAACGACGCCTGGCTCAAGCGCGTGCCCGACGACCCCGGCAGCCTGCTGCGGGAGAGATTCAAGATCGAATACGCGCGCCGGCAGATGTCGGCGCTGGAAGGGGATTGAGGCCGATGTCGCGCTACTTGCTCAAATTCGCGCTGTTCCTGCTGCTGGCCGGCTTCAGCGCCGGCGCCGCGGCGCAGGCGCGCGCGTGGCTGGACCGCACCAGCATCCGCGCGGGCGAAACCGTCACCTTGAACGTGGAGACCACCGCCTCGGTCGGCGGCGCGCCCGATTACGCGCCGCTGGCGGCGAATTTCGAAACCGTCGGCACCAGCGACGACACCCGCATCGAACCGAGCCCGCGCGGGCTGATCGCGCGCACCCGCTACAGCATCGAACTGCGTCCGCTGCGCAGCGGACGCATCCAGATCCCCGGGCTCAACGTCGCCGGCATCCGCACCCAGCCGCTGGAGCTGTACGTGGAAGCCGCGCCGGCGCCGGCGCCGGAACAGGCCACCGGCGCCAGCGACGTGTTCATCGATGCGGTGCCCGACGACAACAATCCCTACGTGCAGCAGGCGGTGGGCTGGGTGGTGCGGCTGTACGCCTCCAGCCAGGTGCTCGGCGGCAAGATCGATCAGGCCGTGCCCGACGGCGCTTCGCTGACCAAGATCGGCGACGACGTGCAGTACCAGCGCACCCTCAACGGCCAGCTCTACACCGTGGTCGAGCGCCGCTTCCTGCTGGTGCCCGAGCGCAGCGGCGCGCTGACCATGCCGGCGGCGGTGTTCGAAGGCCGGGTCGGCACCACCCTGATCGAACAGCTCACCGGTTCCGGCGGCGATGCGCGCCGCGCGGTCAGCCGCGCGCGCACCTTGCAGGTGCGGCCGGTGCCGGCCGATGCGCCGCAGCCGTGGCTGCCGCTGCGCAGCCTGACCCTGAGCTACCGCACCACGCCGCAGCAGTTGCGGGTCGGCAATTCGGCCAGCGTGATCGTCGAGGCCAGCGTCGACGGCGCCGGCCTGGCGCAGATGCCGGAACTGCAGCTGCCGCCGATGGACGGGGTGCAGGTGTTCGCCGATCCGGTCCAGGCCGACGAGACCTTCGTCGGCGGCCGGCCGCGGGTGAAGCTGACCCGCAAGTTCTCGCTGGTGCCCTCGCGCGAAGGCGAGGTGCGGCTGGAAGGCCTGCGCCTGGATTGGTGGGACGTGACCGCGCGCGCCGCGCGCACCGCCAGCCTGCCGCCGCTGAGCTGGACCGTGGGCCGCGGCATCGGCGGCACCGGCTCGGCCGCGCCGGCGGTGAATCCGGCGGTGGCCGCGGCGCGCAGCGGCGGCGCCGATGCGGCGTCCGCCGACACCGCGCCGGCCGACGCCGCGCCCGCCGCCGGCGGCGCGGTGCACAAGGGCTGGGCGATCGCCGCGGTGCTGTTCGCGCTGCTGTGGCTGGGCACGCTGGTGTGGGCGCTGCAACTGCGCGCGCAGCCGCGCGCCGTGGCCGCGTCCGCTGCGCCCGCCGCGGCGCCGGGCCAGGCCGCGGCGGCGCCGTTGAAGTTGAACCTGCCGGCGTTGCGCGAACTGATCGACCGCGGCGACTTCGACCACATCGCCAGCGTGCTGCGCGGACTGGCCTCGCCGCCGGCGGCCGACGACGACGAACTGGTCGAACGCCTCGCCGACCCGGCCCAGCGCGACGCCGTGCAGGCGCTGCGCCGCGCGCGCTGGGGCGGCGGCGACGGCGTCGCCGCGCGCAACCGCCTGCGCGCCGCGTTCGCGCAGGGGCCGCAATGGCGCCAGGGCGCCGCGCAATCCGCCTCGCCGCTGCCGCCGCTGTATCCGCCTGCGAGTTGATCGCTGGCGGTGGGGCTTCGGTCCCGAGGCTCCTGCGCCGGATCGATTCGATCTGACCGGAAAGCGTCGGGGCTGAAGTCTCCCGCACAGGCCGACTGATCGGCCGAAAACCCCTCCAAACCCCACCGTCCGGGCGTTTCCGACCCCCTGGTGTATCCTGCCCGCTGTTTTGGCCGGGCCGGTAACGAGCGAATCCATGAGCGAAACCCCGAACGCGCGCAAGCCGCTGCCGTTGCACTGGAAGATGGCGATCGGCTTCCTGGCCGGCCTCGGCCTGGGCCTGATCGTCTACGCTGCGGGCGTGGGGGGAATCAGCTGGGCGCAGCTCAGCGGCCAAGCCTGCGAGGCCGGCGCCGCCGGCTGGCGCTGCGAGTCGCTGCTCAAGCTGTTCACCGAAGTCATCACCGGCCCGGCCGGCGAAATCTTCCTGCGCCTGATCTTCATGCTGGTGATCCCGCTGCTGTTCTCGGCCCTGGTCATGGGCGTCAGCGAGATGGGCGACATTCGTTCGTTCGGCCGGGTCGGCTGGCGCACGCTCGGGCTGACCGTGGTGATGTCGGGCCTGGCGGTGCTGCTGGGCCTGGTGATGGTCAACGTGTTCCAACCCGGGGCCGGCATGGACCCGGCGCAGGCGCAGCAGTTGATGAGCGAAAACGCCGAGCGCGCGCAGAGCATCGTCAAGGGCAGCACCGACGCGCCCAAGGGCATCCAGATGCTGGTGTCGATCGTGCCCAGCAACGTGGTCCAGGCCGCGGCCGACGACGCCATCCTGGCGGTGATGTTCTTCGCCCTGATGATCGGCGTGGGCATGGTGCTGACCAAGTCCAAGGCGGTCGACACGCTGCGCGACGGCATCCAGGGCCTGTTCGAAATCTCGATGACCCTGATCGGCCTGGTCATCAAGCTGGCGCCGTACGCGGTGTTCTGCTTCATGTTCAACCTGTCCTCGCAGTTCGGCTGGGACCTGCTGTTCAAGCTGGCCAAGTACGTGGCGGTGGTGGTGTCGGCGCTGGCGATCCACCTGTTCGTGGTCTATGCGCTGGCGATCAAGTTCATCGGCGGACGCTCGCCGCTGCAATTCTTCAAGGGCGCGCAGGAAGCGATGGTGCTGGCGTTCTCCACCGCGTCCAGCAACGCGACCCTGCCGACCGCGCTGCGCGTGGCCGACGAACTCAAGCTGCCGCGGCGGATCTCGCGCTTCGTGCTGACCGTCGGCGCGACCGCGAACCAGAACGGCACCGCGCTGTTCGAAGGCGTCACGGTGATCTTCCTGGCCCAGTTCTTCGGCGTGGACCTGAGCTTGGGCCAGCAGGTCATGGTCATGCTGGTGTGCATCCTGGGCGGCATCGGCACCGCCGGCGTCCCCTCGGGCTCGCTGCCGGTGGTGGCGATGATCTGCGCGATGGTCAAGGTGCCGCCGGAAGGCATCGGCCTGATCCTCGGCGTCAACCACTTCCTCGACATGTGCCGGACCACGCTCAACGTCACTGGCGACATCGCGATCGCCTCGATGGTGTCGCGCGGGGTCGAGGATCCGCCGGCGGAGACGCTGGCGGATTGATCCGCGCTCGCCGAAAAGCCCGCCGCCCGGCGGGCTTTTTCGTTGCGGCGGTTGCTTCCTGTAGGAGCGGCGCGAGCCGCGACTGCGGCAACGCAACTACGGCGGAAGCTTCGACGCAGCTGTGTTGTCGCGGTCGCGGCTCGCGCCGCTCCTACAGGGGGCTTGCATGCCGAATCTGCCGGTTCGGGACGCCGGGCGCCGCTTGGGGCGCTCCGAGGACGGCCCTGAACGGGCTCGGGGCGACATCCTCGCCCCGGGATGGGACAATGGCGCCTCTCCGCCGGCCCGCCGCCCGCATCCGGGCTCGTTCGCCAGCCGGCTCCCGCTCCGCCTCCCAGCCTCAGCCGCCCGAGCCCCATGACGACGCCCAGCCGCCGCGATCTTGCCAACGCCATCCGATTCCTCGCCATCGACGCGGTGCAGGCCGCCAACTCCGGCCACCCCGGCATGCCGATGGGCATGGCCGACATCGCCGAAGTGCTGTGGAACGACTTCCTGAGCCACAACCCGGCCGACCCGAAGTGGTTCAACCGCGACCGCTTCATCCTCTCCAACGGCCACGGCTCGATGCTGCAGTACGCGCTGCTGCACCTGTCCGGCTACGACCTGTCGATCGACGAGCTCAAGCGTTTCCGCCAGCTGCACTCCAAGACCCCGGGCCACCCGGAGAACTTCGAGACTCCGGGCGTGGAAACCACCACCGGCCCGCTCGGCCAGGGCCTGGCCAATGCGGTCGGCATGGCGCTGGCGGAGAAGATCCTGGCCCAGCGTTTCAACCGCGAAGGCCACGACGTCGTCGACCACCGCACCTGGGTGTTCCTCGGCGACGGCTGCCTGATGGAAGGCATCTCGCACGAAGTCGCTTCGCTGGCCGGCACCTGGGGCCTGGGCAAGCTGGTCGCGTTCTGGGACGACAACAAGATCTCGATCGACGGCAACACCGACGGCTGGTTCACCGACGACACCGCGGCGCGCTTCGAGGCCTACGGCTGGCGGGTGATCCGCAAGGTCAACGGCCAGGACCCGGTCGAGATCAAGACCGCGATCGAAACCGCGCTCAAGCACGGCGACAAGCCGACCCTGATCTGCTGCCGCACCACCATCGGTTTCGGTTCGCCGGCCAAGGCGGGCAAGGAGTCCTCGCACGGCGCGCCGCTGGGCAAGGACGAAGTCGCCGCGACCCGCGCCGAGCTGGAGTGGCCGTACGCCGAATTCGAAATCCCGCAGGACATCTACGCCGGCTGGCGCAACCGCGACCACGCCGGCGCGCAGGCGCAGTGGCAGCAGGGCTTCGACGCCTACGCCGCGCAGTTCCCGGCCGAAGCCGCCGAGCTCGGGCGCCGCATCGCCGGCGAGCTGCCGGCCGACTTCCTCGCCCAGGCCGACGCCTACATCGCCAAGCTGCAAGCCGACGGCCAGACCATCGCCTCGCGCAAGGCCTCGCAGATGGCGATCGAGACCTTCGCCCCGCTGCTGCCGGAACTGATCGGCGGCTCGGCCGACCTGGCCCATTCCAACCTGACCTTGTGGAAGGCCAGCAAGTCGGTCGCCAGCAACGATCCGAACGCGAACTACGTCTACTACGGCGTGCGCGAGTTCGGCATGACCGCGATCAGCAACGGCTTGAACCTGCACGGCGGCTTCATCCCGTTCGACGCCACCTTCCTGGTGTTCAGCGACTACGCCCGCAACGCGGTGCGCATGAGCGCGCTGATGGGCGCGCACGCGATCCACGTCTACACCCACGACTCCATCGGCCTGGGCGAAGACGGCCCGACCCACCAGCCGATCGAGCACCTCGCCAGCCTGCGCTACATCCCGCACAACGACGTGTGGCGCCCGTGCGACGCGGTCGAATCGGCGACCGCGTGGAAGGCCGCGATCGCG
Proteins encoded:
- a CDS encoding BatD family protein, whose protein sequence is MSRYLLKFALFLLLAGFSAGAAAQARAWLDRTSIRAGETVTLNVETTASVGGAPDYAPLAANFETVGTSDDTRIEPSPRGLIARTRYSIELRPLRSGRIQIPGLNVAGIRTQPLELYVEAAPAPAPEQATGASDVFIDAVPDDNNPYVQQAVGWVVRLYASSQVLGGKIDQAVPDGASLTKIGDDVQYQRTLNGQLYTVVERRFLLVPERSGALTMPAAVFEGRVGTTLIEQLTGSGGDARRAVSRARTLQVRPVPADAPQPWLPLRSLTLSYRTTPQQLRVGNSASVIVEASVDGAGLAQMPELQLPPMDGVQVFADPVQADETFVGGRPRVKLTRKFSLVPSREGEVRLEGLRLDWWDVTARAARTASLPPLSWTVGRGIGGTGSAAPAVNPAVAAARSGGADAASADTAPADAAPAAGGAVHKGWAIAAVLFALLWLGTLVWALQLRAQPRAVAASAAPAAAPGQAAAAPLKLNLPALRELIDRGDFDHIASVLRGLASPPAADDDELVERLADPAQRDAVQALRRARWGGGDGVAARNRLRAAFAQGPQWRQGAAQSASPLPPLYPPAS
- a CDS encoding dicarboxylate/amino acid:cation symporter; its protein translation is MSETPNARKPLPLHWKMAIGFLAGLGLGLIVYAAGVGGISWAQLSGQACEAGAAGWRCESLLKLFTEVITGPAGEIFLRLIFMLVIPLLFSALVMGVSEMGDIRSFGRVGWRTLGLTVVMSGLAVLLGLVMVNVFQPGAGMDPAQAQQLMSENAERAQSIVKGSTDAPKGIQMLVSIVPSNVVQAAADDAILAVMFFALMIGVGMVLTKSKAVDTLRDGIQGLFEISMTLIGLVIKLAPYAVFCFMFNLSSQFGWDLLFKLAKYVAVVVSALAIHLFVVYALAIKFIGGRSPLQFFKGAQEAMVLAFSTASSNATLPTALRVADELKLPRRISRFVLTVGATANQNGTALFEGVTVIFLAQFFGVDLSLGQQVMVMLVCILGGIGTAGVPSGSLPVVAMICAMVKVPPEGIGLILGVNHFLDMCRTTLNVTGDIAIASMVSRGVEDPPAETLAD
- the tkt gene encoding transketolase; the protein is MTTPSRRDLANAIRFLAIDAVQAANSGHPGMPMGMADIAEVLWNDFLSHNPADPKWFNRDRFILSNGHGSMLQYALLHLSGYDLSIDELKRFRQLHSKTPGHPENFETPGVETTTGPLGQGLANAVGMALAEKILAQRFNREGHDVVDHRTWVFLGDGCLMEGISHEVASLAGTWGLGKLVAFWDDNKISIDGNTDGWFTDDTAARFEAYGWRVIRKVNGQDPVEIKTAIETALKHGDKPTLICCRTTIGFGSPAKAGKESSHGAPLGKDEVAATRAELEWPYAEFEIPQDIYAGWRNRDHAGAQAQWQQGFDAYAAQFPAEAAELGRRIAGELPADFLAQADAYIAKLQADGQTIASRKASQMAIETFAPLLPELIGGSADLAHSNLTLWKASKSVASNDPNANYVYYGVREFGMTAISNGLNLHGGFIPFDATFLVFSDYARNAVRMSALMGAHAIHVYTHDSIGLGEDGPTHQPIEHLASLRYIPHNDVWRPCDAVESATAWKAAIARLDGPSCLVFSRQNLPHQPRDAQQVAQIERGGYVLRDSEGAPEVILLATGSEVGLATQAADQLGAEGVKVRVVSMPSTDVFDRQPLDYRESVLPNAVRKRVAIEAGVSDFWRKYVGLDGDVVGIDRFGASAPAEALFPYFGFTVERVVATVKKLG